Genomic DNA from Comamonas resistens:
TTTGAATGGCGCGGCAGCCTTGGCCGCCGCTGCCTTGATACCAGCACCTGAGCGTTGGCCTGCCGCCTGTGCGCCGCCCTTGGCGACATTGCCTAGCCCTGCCACTGCACCCTTGGCCCCGCCGCCCGCAGCGGTAGAACCGGCCTGGAAAGCCGACTTCGCGCTGCCAGCCGCCGAGGTCGCGGACCGCACGCCAGCCCCGGCGAGCTTGGCGGCAGCCGGTGCCATGCGAGCCCCGGCCATCACGGCACCGCCCACGCCAGTTGCCGCAGCACCTACGGCCACCGCCGCGCCTGCTGCAGCCACAGCAGCACCGGCCATCGCGCCTGCGCCAAGCTGCGGTGCACCGGATACCAGCCCGGTGGCAATGCCAGGGCCGAAGATCCCCAAGGCCAGCAGCGTGAGCGAGGCCAGCATGATGACCACCGCATGGTCGATGGACGGCTCGGCGGGATGTACCTGGAACTCGGCGAACAGGCCCGAGCCGATGCCGACGATGACGGCCAGCACCAACACCTTGATGCCCGACGACACCACGTTGCCCAGCACCTTTTCGGCAAGAAAGCTGGTCTTGTTCCACAGCGCGAACGGCACCAACACGAAGCCCGCGAGCGTGGTCAGCTTGAACTCGACCAGCGTGATGAAAAGCTGGATCGCCAGCACGAAGAAGCACAGGATCACCACCGCCCAAGCCAGGAACATGACCACGATGGGCGTCATGTTCACGAACACTTCGGGGAAGCCCGCCATATCGCTGATCTGCTCAAGGATCGGCGCTGCCGCGTCGATGCCGGTCTTGGCGAGGCGTCCCGGTTGCAGGAATTCGGCCATGCTCATCGTCGAACCGCTGGCCGTCAGGCCCAGGCCCGCGAACGAGCGGAAGACGATGCTGGCCAGCCAGTTGAAGTTGTTGATGATGTAGGCGAAGGCGCCGACGTAAAGCACCTTGCGCAGCAGCTTGGCGATCACATCATCGCCCTGGCCGGTGGCGTGGCTCATCGCCCAGTACAGCCCGGCAATCGTCATGTCGATGACGATCAGCGTGGCGGTAAGGAACGCGACTTCTCCCTGCAGCAGCCCAAAGCCCGAGTCGATGTAGCGCGAGAAGGTAGCGAGGAAGCGGTCGATGACCGTCACGTCGTTCATGGCGGCACTCCGTCAGTTGCCGTAGAAATCCACGCGCTGCGGCGTGTAAGGCGTGCCTTCCCCCAGGAAGCGGCGCGTCACTTCACGACCACGTTCGACAGCCGCCGCCTGGCGTGCCAGTTCCAGCGCGGCGGCGCGTTCCTGCGTGATCTGGAGCTGCTGCGCCTGGATGGACTGCTTGGCCTGCAAGGCCAGAAGCTGGTTGGTCGCCTGCATGGCTTGCAGCGCGCCGGTGGCGGACTGGCTCTGGCTGACCAGATCGGACAGCGCGCTTTCGTCTTGCGCCAGGTTCTGCGACACCTGCGCCTGCATCCGCATCGCGGTATGCAGGCCGTTCAAGGTGTTCTTCCAGCGTTCCTGCGCGTCGCGCAGCATCTGGTCGCCGCTGACGGTCGCGGCGTACTGCTCCGGGTACAGCCGGGCGAAGGTGGCATCCATGCTCTGCACGTCGTAGGCCAGGCCGCGAGCCTCGGCGATCAGCCGCTCGGTGGTCGCCAGTGTCGAACGCAAGCGATTGACGACGTTGAAGTCCAGATTCGCCAGATTACGCGCCTGGTTCATCAGCATCTGGGCTTCGTTCTGGAGTTGGTTGATCTGGTTGTTGATCTGCTCCAGCGTGCGCACGGCGGTCAGCGTGTTCTGCACGAAGTTGGACGGGTCGAACACCGTCAGCGCGGATGCAGGCTGTGAGGCCAGCAGCGATACCGACAGCACGGCGGCGAGCGAGACGGACAGCAAACGGGGTTGGGTCTTCATGGTGAAACCTCCGGTCGTTGAGAAGCGAGGAAGGACGCTGCTGCCGGTGAGGACGGCAACAGGTCGGCAGCCCAATCGAGGCCGCGATGGCGCAACCAGGCACCGGCGAAGCCCGGTGTGCCGGCATCCAGCAGCACGCGATCCATGTCGCGTTGGTCTTGCGGGGTGGATGCACTCGCGAAGGCCAGCGTGGCTGGCCCCAGGTCGAGGTCGAAAAGGCGGTTTCCGAGGCGCGATTGGTAGTAGTAGTCACGCTTTGGCTGCGCGGTCGCCACAATCTCGATCTGGCGCGAGTTCAGCCCAAAGCCTTCGTAGATCGTGCGAATCTGCGGCTCGGTCGCCTGTGGGTTAGGGAGAAAAATCCGACTGGCGCAGCTTTCGATCACCGCCGGGGCAATGCTCGAATCCTTGATGTCGGCCAGCGACTGCGTGGCGAAGATGACGCTGACATTCTTCTTGCGCAGCGTCTTGAGCCACTGGCGGATGCGGGCGGCGAACACCGGGTCATCGAGAAACAACCAGGCTTCATCGAGGATCAGCAGCGTGGGTGCGCCGTCGAAGCGTTCATCGAAGCGAGCGAACAGGTAGCCCAGCACGGCCAGCACCGCTGCCTTGCTGTGCATCAGTTCTTCCATCTCGAAGCCCTGCACGCTGCCGGAACCCAGCCGGTCGGCATCGGCGTCCAGCAACTTTCCGTGCGCTCCACCCAGCACATAAGGAGCGAGCGCCTGGCGCAGTGCGTTCGATTGCAGCAGCACCGACAGGCCCGTCAGCGTGCGCTGCTCCACCGGCGCGCCGGCGAGGCTGCCGAGTGCCGACCAGATCGCGGCCTTCTCATTCGGGCCGATGGCCACGCCTTCGTGCAGCAAGCGGCCTTCCACCCATTCGGCGGCCCAGGTGCGATAGCCTTCCTGGTCAATGCGGGCCAGTGGCTGGAAGGCAATCGCCCCGTCGTTGCCGAGGTCGTAGTGCTCGCCGCCCAGCCCCAGGATGGTGGCGCGCATGGAGCGGCCCATATCGAAGGCGAAGATGCGCGAGCCGGGATAGCGGCGAAACTGCATCGCCAGCGTGGCCAGCAGCACCGACTTGCCCATGCCGGTCGGCCCGGCGACCAGCGTGTGGCCCACGTCGCCAATGTGCGTCACCAGCCGAAACGGCGTTGCGCCATCGGTGCGGGTGACGATCAGCGATGGGCCGTCAAGGTGGTGGTTCTTCTCCGGGCCAGCCCACACGGCGGACAGCGGCATCATGTGCGCCAGGTTCAGCGTCGAGACGATGGGCTGGCGCACGTTGGCGTAGGCATTGCCGGGAATGGACGATAGCCAGGCATCCACCGCATTCAAGGTTTCGGGGATAGTGACGAAGCCCCGGCCCTGAATGACGCGCTCCACCATGCGCAGCTTTTCGTCGGCAGCGGCGGCATCCGTGTCCATGACGGTGACGATGGCCGTCAGGTATCCGAAGGACACCTGATCGCTGCCCAGCTCCTGCAAGGCGGCATCGGCGTCGGCGGCCTTGTTGTTGGCGTCGGTATCGACCAGCGGGCTTTCCTGCTGGAAGATCGTTTCGCGCAGCAGCGCGACGACGTTCTTCCGTTTGGCGAACCACTGGCGACGCAGGCGACCGAGTTCTTTTTCCGCCTCGGCTTTGTCCAAGCACAGAAAGCGCGTGCTCCAGCGGTAGCCAAAGCCCAGGCGGTTGAGGTCGTCCAGAACCCCCGGCCAAGTCGAGGTCGGAAAGCCGCGCACCGACACCACGCGCAGGTGCTGGTCGCCCAGCATGGGTGCCAGGCCGCCAATCAGGGCGGAGTCGGCCAACAGTGCGTCGATATGGAACGGCACGTCGGGCACACCGACGCGATAGCGCCGCGTGGACACCGTGGTGTGCAGGTAGGTCAGTGTCTGGCTGTCATCCAGCCAGGCAATTTCCGGCATCACGCCGTCGAGCAGGTCGAAGACGCGATCCGTTTCAGCCACGAAGGCTTCAAGCCGACCCTGCCAGTCCACACCTTCGCCCGGCGCGTTCTCATAGAGCATCTTGGCGGCGCGGGCGCGGGATTCTTCTGGTGGCAAGTAAGCCAGCGTGAGGTGATAGGCGCTCTCGTAGTGATGGCCGGATTCCTCGAAAGCCGCGCGGCGTTCTTCCTCCACCAGCCAGGACAACGGCTCGGGGAAGTCGGAACGCGGATAGCCCGCCGCTGCGCGGCGCTCGGCTTCGATGAACAAGGCCCAGCCCGATCCCAAGCGGCGCAGTGCGTTGTTGAGCCGCGCCGACGTGGCGATCAGCTCGCCTTGCGTGGCGCTGTCCAGATCCGGCCCACGAAAGCGTGCCGTGCGCTGGAACGAGCCATCCTTGTTCAGCACCACGCCCGGTGCGATCAGCCCGGCCCAGGGCAGCCAGTCGGCCAGCAGCGCGGGCCGCTGGCGGTATTCGGCAAGGTTCAGCATGTCGGCATCCCCCTATGCGTCCAGCAACGGCTTGTGCTTGATGTGCCGGGCGAAGACCTGCATGAACTGCGGATCGACACGGGCA
This window encodes:
- the trbL gene encoding P-type conjugative transfer protein TrbL; protein product: MNDVTVIDRFLATFSRYIDSGFGLLQGEVAFLTATLIVIDMTIAGLYWAMSHATGQGDDVIAKLLRKVLYVGAFAYIINNFNWLASIVFRSFAGLGLTASGSTMSMAEFLQPGRLAKTGIDAAAPILEQISDMAGFPEVFVNMTPIVVMFLAWAVVILCFFVLAIQLFITLVEFKLTTLAGFVLVPFALWNKTSFLAEKVLGNVVSSGIKVLVLAVIVGIGSGLFAEFQVHPAEPSIDHAVVIMLASLTLLALGIFGPGIATGLVSGAPQLGAGAMAGAAVAAAGAAVAVGAAATGVGGAVMAGARMAPAAAKLAGAGVRSATSAAGSAKSAFQAGSTAAGGGAKGAVAGLGNVAKGGAQAAGQRSGAGIKAAAAKAAAPFKAGWQGSGTDGGSGSGAASSGQATTGDADGDTANAQKQEQPGWAKRLQRRQQLTQATTTAAHTLRGGDGGGSGQGPSLRDSDN
- the trbJ gene encoding P-type conjugative transfer protein TrbJ, coding for MKTQPRLLSVSLAAVLSVSLLASQPASALTVFDPSNFVQNTLTAVRTLEQINNQINQLQNEAQMLMNQARNLANLDFNVVNRLRSTLATTERLIAEARGLAYDVQSMDATFARLYPEQYAATVSGDQMLRDAQERWKNTLNGLHTAMRMQAQVSQNLAQDESALSDLVSQSQSATGALQAMQATNQLLALQAKQSIQAQQLQITQERAAALELARQAAAVERGREVTRRFLGEGTPYTPQRVDFYGN
- the trbE gene encoding conjugal transfer protein TrbE, with product MLNLAEYRQRPALLADWLPWAGLIAPGVVLNKDGSFQRTARFRGPDLDSATQGELIATSARLNNALRRLGSGWALFIEAERRAAAGYPRSDFPEPLSWLVEEERRAAFEESGHHYESAYHLTLAYLPPEESRARAAKMLYENAPGEGVDWQGRLEAFVAETDRVFDLLDGVMPEIAWLDDSQTLTYLHTTVSTRRYRVGVPDVPFHIDALLADSALIGGLAPMLGDQHLRVVSVRGFPTSTWPGVLDDLNRLGFGYRWSTRFLCLDKAEAEKELGRLRRQWFAKRKNVVALLRETIFQQESPLVDTDANNKAADADAALQELGSDQVSFGYLTAIVTVMDTDAAAADEKLRMVERVIQGRGFVTIPETLNAVDAWLSSIPGNAYANVRQPIVSTLNLAHMMPLSAVWAGPEKNHHLDGPSLIVTRTDGATPFRLVTHIGDVGHTLVAGPTGMGKSVLLATLAMQFRRYPGSRIFAFDMGRSMRATILGLGGEHYDLGNDGAIAFQPLARIDQEGYRTWAAEWVEGRLLHEGVAIGPNEKAAIWSALGSLAGAPVEQRTLTGLSVLLQSNALRQALAPYVLGGAHGKLLDADADRLGSGSVQGFEMEELMHSKAAVLAVLGYLFARFDERFDGAPTLLILDEAWLFLDDPVFAARIRQWLKTLRKKNVSVIFATQSLADIKDSSIAPAVIESCASRIFLPNPQATEPQIRTIYEGFGLNSRQIEIVATAQPKRDYYYQSRLGNRLFDLDLGPATLAFASASTPQDQRDMDRVLLDAGTPGFAGAWLRHRGLDWAADLLPSSPAAASFLASQRPEVSP